A window of Melospiza melodia melodia isolate bMelMel2 chromosome Z, bMelMel2.pri, whole genome shotgun sequence contains these coding sequences:
- the SELENOP gene encoding selenoprotein P isoform X1, whose translation MWARLGLVLALCLLPGGGTEIQNCQEAPEWRIGEEDPMWNSRGSVTVVALLQASULLCLRQASSLEDLRVKLENEGLVNISYVVVNHQGAQSRREFHLLKERVSDYITVYQQDEHQEDVWTTLNGNKDDFLIYDRCGRLVYHLGMPYSFLHFQYVEESIKIAYCENKCGNCSYMEPDIDGVCENITKKAVEELSEIEPEPTDQHSQTSLHRHGHHRRRHHHRHHHQGSRDPKHENHQAAAETDRHHPHSAWRHRLFGHHRHDQTGSQEHVDTAPPGEIVEIPQDKKLRKKGKNSCKNQLTUNWQTGSDSTSGSUSCHCRHLLFEELGNSVTUQCRGALPNSCRUHGQLAAEDVTESUQCRLLSAAUHSSPAGASETSDTUQUQEKARNUSUKTN comes from the exons ATGTGGGCACGTCTGGGGCTAGTTCTGGCCCTCTGTCTCCTCCCAGGAGGAGGGACAGAGATCCAGAactgccaggaggccccagaatGGCGTATTGGGGAGGAGGACCCCATGTGGAACTCCAGAGGCTCGGTGACAGTGGTGGCTCTCCTCCAGGCCAGCTGATTATTGTGCCTGCGGCAGGCTTCCAG TTTGGAGGACCTGCGAGTAAAGTTAGAGAATGAAGGATTGGTCAACATCTCGTATGTGGTTGTCAACCATCAGGGAGCTCAATCCCGGAGGGAATTTCACCTACTTAAAGAACGTGTTTCAGACTACATTACTGTCTACCAGCAAGATGAGCACCAAGAGGATGTGTGGACTACTTTAAATGGAAACAAGGATGACTTTCTTATCTATGACAG ATGCGGCCGTCTCGTGTATCATCTGGGTATGCCCTACTCCTTCCTGCATTTTCAATATGTGGAAGAATCTATTAAGATTGCATACTGCGAAAACAAGTGTGGAAACTGCTCTTACATG GAACCTGATATTGATGGTGTCTGTGAAAACATCACTAAAAAAGCAGTTGAAGAGCTGTCAGAGATAGAACCTGAGCCAACAGACCAGCATTCCCAGACCAGCCTGCACAGACATGGACACCACCGCCGCCGCCACCACCACCGCCACCATCACCAGGGCAGTCGGGATCCCAAACACGAGAAccaccaggctgctgctgaaactgACAGACATCATCCTCACAGCGCCTGGCGCCACAGGCTTTTTGGCCATCACAGACACGATCAGACAGGTAGTCAGGAGCATGTAGACACTGCCCCTCCAGGAGAAATTGTGGAAATTCCACAAGATAAAAAACTacgaaagaaagggaaaaacagctgcaaaaACCAGTTAACCTGAAATTGGCAGACAGGATCAGACTCTACCTCTGGTAGCTGATCCTGTCATTGTCGACACCTTCTGTTTGAAGAGCTAGGGAATTCTGTCACCTGACAGTGTCGCGGAGCGCTACCAAATTCTTGCAGGTGACACGggcagctggcagcagaggaTGTCACTGAGTCTTGACAGTGCCGTCTGCTCTCTGCTGCCTGACATTCATCACCAGCAGGAGCAAGTGAAACTAGTGACACCTGACAGTGACAGGAAAAGGCAAGGAACTGATCCTGAAAAACAAACTAA
- the SELENOP gene encoding selenoprotein P isoform X2 has product MWARLGLVLALCLLPGGGTEIQNCQEAPEWRIGEEDPMWNSRGSVTVVALLQASULLCLRQASSLEDLRVKLENEGLVNISYVVVNHQGAQSRREFHLLKERVSDYITVYQQDEHQEDVWTTLNGNKDDFLIYDRCGRLVYHLGMPYSFLHFQYVEESIKIAYCENKCGNCSYMEPDIDGVCENITKKAVEELSEIEPEPTDQHSQTSLHRHGHHRRRHHHRHHHQGSRDPKHENHQAAAETDRHHPHSAWRHRLFGHHRHDQTGSQEHVDTAPPGEIVEIPQDKKLRKKGKNSCKNQLTUNWQTGSDSTSGSUSCHCRHLLFEELGNSVTUQCRGALPNSCRUHGQLAAEDVTESUQCRLLSAAUHSSPAGASETSDTUQUQEKARN; this is encoded by the exons ATGTGGGCACGTCTGGGGCTAGTTCTGGCCCTCTGTCTCCTCCCAGGAGGAGGGACAGAGATCCAGAactgccaggaggccccagaatGGCGTATTGGGGAGGAGGACCCCATGTGGAACTCCAGAGGCTCGGTGACAGTGGTGGCTCTCCTCCAGGCCAGCTGATTATTGTGCCTGCGGCAGGCTTCCAG TTTGGAGGACCTGCGAGTAAAGTTAGAGAATGAAGGATTGGTCAACATCTCGTATGTGGTTGTCAACCATCAGGGAGCTCAATCCCGGAGGGAATTTCACCTACTTAAAGAACGTGTTTCAGACTACATTACTGTCTACCAGCAAGATGAGCACCAAGAGGATGTGTGGACTACTTTAAATGGAAACAAGGATGACTTTCTTATCTATGACAG ATGCGGCCGTCTCGTGTATCATCTGGGTATGCCCTACTCCTTCCTGCATTTTCAATATGTGGAAGAATCTATTAAGATTGCATACTGCGAAAACAAGTGTGGAAACTGCTCTTACATG GAACCTGATATTGATGGTGTCTGTGAAAACATCACTAAAAAAGCAGTTGAAGAGCTGTCAGAGATAGAACCTGAGCCAACAGACCAGCATTCCCAGACCAGCCTGCACAGACATGGACACCACCGCCGCCGCCACCACCACCGCCACCATCACCAGGGCAGTCGGGATCCCAAACACGAGAAccaccaggctgctgctgaaactgACAGACATCATCCTCACAGCGCCTGGCGCCACAGGCTTTTTGGCCATCACAGACACGATCAGACAGGTAGTCAGGAGCATGTAGACACTGCCCCTCCAGGAGAAATTGTGGAAATTCCACAAGATAAAAAACTacgaaagaaagggaaaaacagctgcaaaaACCAGTTAACCTGAAATTGGCAGACAGGATCAGACTCTACCTCTGGTAGCTGATCCTGTCATTGTCGACACCTTCTGTTTGAAGAGCTAGGGAATTCTGTCACCTGACAGTGTCGCGGAGCGCTACCAAATTCTTGCAGGTGACACGggcagctggcagcagaggaTGTCACTGAGTCTTGACAGTGCCGTCTGCTCTCTGCTGCCTGACATTCATCACCAGCAGGAGCAAGTGAAACTAGTGACACCTGACAGTGACAGGAAAAGGCAAGGAACTGA